In Candidatus Acidulodesulfobacterium acidiphilum, the following proteins share a genomic window:
- a CDS encoding TonB family protein → MFNENNKGIGLYIFYSAIFHLLLIGLILYLSIKYRPQIQSIGSKVVISVVSRVPGHLASVKSIIYPPKPKLTEHAPSRPSPVKIKAVKPVSIPLVKTPSSMVYPKKTVQKHVAPRRYVQPHTYVPVLSSSVYANLQNRVSLNNAYGKLNQSLIKGNVHRFQGYVNKIISAIIPNFNISLNHYLNYKSIVAFQISKSGRIYAVRLVKSSGSGYYDSQSVAAVKLSSPLPPPPAGFMRFENRENDGEGVLMNFNPRQILKDR, encoded by the coding sequence ATGTTTAATGAAAATAATAAAGGTATAGGCTTATATATTTTTTATTCGGCAATTTTTCACTTATTATTAATAGGGCTGATATTATATCTTTCTATAAAATATAGGCCGCAAATTCAATCTATAGGTTCAAAAGTAGTAATAAGCGTAGTGAGCAGGGTTCCTGGGCATCTTGCTTCGGTAAAATCTATAATTTATCCTCCTAAACCGAAATTAACCGAACATGCTCCAAGCAGACCTTCTCCCGTAAAAATAAAAGCGGTAAAGCCCGTTTCTATTCCTCTCGTTAAAACGCCTTCATCTATGGTTTATCCTAAGAAGACCGTGCAAAAACACGTTGCGCCCAGAAGATACGTTCAGCCGCATACTTATGTTCCGGTTTTGTCTTCCAGCGTTTACGCTAATCTGCAAAACAGGGTAAGCCTCAATAACGCATACGGAAAACTTAATCAGTCGCTTATAAAGGGAAACGTCCATAGATTTCAGGGTTATGTAAATAAAATTATTTCTGCTATAATTCCTAATTTCAACATATCCCTTAATCATTATCTAAATTATAAATCCATAGTGGCTTTTCAGATATCGAAATCGGGACGCATTTACGCGGTCAGATTAGTTAAATCTTCCGGCAGCGGCTATTACGATTCGCAGTCTGTAGCGGCGGTAAAATTGTCCAGTCCGCTTCCGCCTCCTCCTGCCGGTTTTATGAGATTTGAAAACAGGGAAAACGACGGCGAAGGAGTCCTTATGAATTTTAACCCAAGGCAGATACTAAAAGACAGATAA
- the tsaD gene encoding tRNA (adenosine(37)-N6)-threonylcarbamoyltransferase complex transferase subunit TsaD translates to MINLAFESSCDDFSCAVLLKENSGKDGIKIKILSNIIYSQDYVHGIYGGVVPELASRNHIKAFLPAFRIALSEAKISMEDVGFVSATAGPGLVGSLLIGLMCAKTISYALNIPIVPVNHIEGHIFSPFLEIQETEEIFPFAALVISGGHTHLYLVNSHNDIRLIGRTKDDACGELFDKVSNYLGFGYPGGRIVDELAEKGDKQAFKFPLPMIHSKDLYMSFSGLKTAVINKIDENGGPKNIRENVVYDILASLREAVSEILFKKTFEACKAFKIKNVLVSGGVSANSRIRSMFKERGYESGLKIFFPSVKYTTDNAAMIGYAGFFKNAIDPSALRSEFLDINADPSWEL, encoded by the coding sequence ATGATTAATTTAGCATTTGAATCAAGCTGCGACGATTTTTCCTGCGCAGTTCTTTTAAAGGAAAATTCCGGAAAAGACGGCATAAAAATAAAAATATTATCTAATATTATCTATTCTCAGGATTACGTTCACGGAATATACGGCGGCGTAGTTCCGGAACTTGCGTCGAGGAACCATATAAAAGCTTTTCTTCCGGCTTTTAGAATTGCTTTGTCGGAAGCTAAAATATCTATGGAAGACGTCGGTTTCGTCTCCGCAACTGCGGGACCGGGACTTGTAGGCTCGCTTCTAATAGGCCTGATGTGCGCAAAAACTATATCTTATGCTTTAAATATACCTATAGTGCCGGTTAATCACATTGAAGGTCATATTTTCAGCCCTTTTTTAGAAATTCAAGAAACCGAAGAAATATTTCCTTTTGCGGCTCTAGTTATTTCAGGAGGTCATACCCATCTTTATTTAGTCAATTCTCATAACGATATACGACTTATAGGAAGAACTAAGGATGATGCCTGCGGCGAACTTTTCGACAAGGTTTCAAATTATCTTGGTTTTGGTTATCCGGGGGGAAGAATTGTGGATGAACTTGCTGAAAAAGGCGATAAACAGGCGTTTAAATTTCCCCTCCCTATGATACATAGCAAAGACCTTTATATGAGTTTCAGCGGACTTAAAACTGCGGTAATAAATAAGATAGACGAGAACGGCGGTCCAAAAAATATCAGGGAAAACGTCGTTTACGATATTTTAGCTTCTTTAAGAGAAGCGGTTTCTGAAATTCTTTTTAAAAAAACTTTTGAGGCGTGCAAGGCTTTTAAAATTAAAAATGTCTTGGTTTCCGGCGGAGTTTCGGCAAATTCAAGAATAAGAAGCATGTTTAAAGAAAGAGGATATGAGTCCGGTCTAAAAATATTTTTCCCATCCGTTAAATATACCACGGATAATGCTGCTATGATAGGCTATGCCGGATTCTTTAAAAATGCGATAGATCCTTCGGCTCTGCGAAGCGAATTTTTAGATATTAATGCAGATCCGTCCTGGGAGTTGTGA
- a CDS encoding DUF2249 domain-containing protein gives MKDVTDLKKITLDVREDIKSGNDPFKKIMEAVNNLNEAEALVLINSFEPFPLYSVLKNKGFEHITNNMPEGFEIIFFRSGGDIKPIKVFEGADENQFDDEDLKNLAHKQNIIELDVRGLEPPQPLLKIFAALENLKNDETIHIIHERKPVHLYPRLKDAGYKFLTEETADDLYKIKIWK, from the coding sequence ATGAAAGACGTAACGGACTTAAAAAAAATAACGCTCGACGTAAGGGAAGACATTAAAAGCGGAAACGATCCGTTTAAAAAAATAATGGAAGCGGTTAATAATTTAAATGAAGCAGAAGCTCTTGTTTTAATTAACAGTTTCGAACCTTTTCCGCTTTATTCGGTTTTAAAAAACAAGGGCTTTGAACATATAACCAATAATATGCCTGAAGGATTCGAAATAATTTTTTTTAGAAGCGGCGGCGACATAAAACCGATAAAAGTTTTCGAAGGGGCAGACGAAAATCAATTCGACGACGAGGATTTAAAAAACCTTGCGCACAAGCAGAATATTATTGAACTTGACGTTAGAGGGCTTGAGCCGCCTCAGCCTCTTTTAAAAATATTTGCGGCTCTGGAAAACTTAAAGAACGACGAAACGATACATATAATACACGAAAGAAAACCTGTGCATCTATATCCAAGATTAAAAGACGCCGGATATAAATTCTTGACGGAAGAAACTGCGGACGACCTTTATAAGATAAAAATTTGGAAATAA
- the tolQ gene encoding protein TolQ yields MSILSHILTTNIVVKLVLLLLFIFSLISWAIIFYKLRYLGKARKEDKEFLDLFWESKRLDYVYTAARNLDYSPIAFMFNITYKELLNIKKKTADDQQKSDKERNEENLAYVERALKKSQLSSIAKLEVSLPFLATVGSTAPFIGLFGTVWGIMTSFESIQRAGTAGLAVVAPGIADSLIATAAGLFAAIPAVIAYNYYSNKVRVIVNEMVDFAYEFMTIIERQIL; encoded by the coding sequence ATGAGTATATTATCGCATATTCTTACGACGAATATAGTAGTAAAATTAGTTTTGCTGTTACTTTTTATTTTTTCGTTAATATCCTGGGCAATTATATTTTACAAACTGCGTTATCTTGGAAAAGCAAGAAAAGAGGATAAAGAATTTCTAGATCTTTTTTGGGAATCCAAAAGACTCGATTATGTTTATACCGCCGCAAGAAATTTGGATTACAGTCCTATAGCTTTTATGTTTAATATAACATATAAAGAATTGCTGAATATTAAGAAAAAAACGGCGGACGATCAGCAGAAAAGCGATAAGGAAAGAAATGAAGAAAATTTAGCTTATGTGGAAAGGGCATTAAAAAAATCTCAACTTTCATCTATAGCAAAACTTGAAGTTTCCCTGCCTTTCCTTGCTACGGTGGGCTCTACCGCTCCTTTTATAGGACTTTTTGGGACCGTATGGGGCATAATGACGTCTTTTGAAAGTATCCAAAGAGCCGGAACGGCAGGTCTTGCAGTAGTAGCGCCTGGAATAGCCGACTCTCTGATAGCTACGGCCGCAGGACTTTTTGCCGCTATACCGGCCGTTATAGCTTATAATTATTATTCCAATAAAGTAAGGGTTATAGTAAACGAAATGGTAGATTTTGCTTATGAATTTATGACTATTATCGAAAGGCAGATTTTATAG
- a CDS encoding ExbD/TolR family protein gives MSEINITPFVDVMLVLLVIFMVTAPILVHGIKVHLPTASAHALKAPEKTIVVAVTSNRAVYINKFRVNLPVLTQKLSAIYRHRTDKQIFLKASSSLPYGYVIKVMAAIKEAGITKIGMVTANPKLTGSAGR, from the coding sequence ATGTCGGAAATAAATATAACCCCTTTCGTAGACGTAATGCTTGTGTTGCTGGTGATTTTTATGGTTACTGCTCCTATTTTGGTACACGGTATAAAAGTTCATTTGCCGACTGCTTCGGCTCACGCTTTAAAAGCTCCGGAAAAAACTATAGTAGTGGCGGTAACATCTAATAGAGCCGTTTATATCAATAAATTCAGGGTTAATCTGCCTGTTTTAACGCAGAAACTTTCGGCGATTTACAGGCACAGGACCGACAAGCAGATATTTCTTAAGGCAAGCTCTTCTCTGCCTTACGGATACGTTATAAAAGTTATGGCGGCGATAAAAGAAGCGGGAATTACTAAAATCGGAATGGTAACGGCCAATCCCAAATTAACTGGATCGGCAGGCAGATAA
- a CDS encoding vitamin B12-dependent ribonucleotide reductase gives MKKQNSDILSNDPLTEKFSENAVTVLKKRYLAKDEKGEIIETVTGLFKRVAENISSADLNYGKSEQDAKTTANIFFEEMSSLRFLPNSPTLMNAGRPLQQLSACFVLPIEDSMESIFETIKNTALIHQSGGGTGFSFSSLRPKNDTVHSTKGVSSGPVSFMQVFNSATEAIKQGGTRRGANMGILRIDHPDIIDFITSKKDTSKLNNFNISVAITEDFMNHALKNEDYPLKNPRNNEITKYLNAKEVFDLIVETAWSSGEPGIVFIDRINKLNPVPNAGKIEATNPCGEQPLVAYESCNLGSINIGKFVKENKIKQDAANLAEYLKKLESNPDDIIDGYLSYIDFDKLKQTVHTAVHFLDNVIEKNRYPLEKIKEMTLSNRKIGLGIMGYADTLIKLGVPYDSELALKIAENIMGFIDKESKVKSEELGTERGSFPNFKGSLWEEKGYKAMRNGTTTTIAPTGTISMIGGASSGIEPLFALAYERRVLDKQRLIETDKNLKTVLESMGAYSDKLIDYIAKNGSLGKTYKKDIADLLTEKEYEYLSRIFITSHDITPKWHVMTQAAFQKFTDNAVSKTVNFPNYAKKEDIEEVYTLAFNLNLKGITVYRDGSREQVLTAGSSGSSHEKETKETSDQKSGGQIEPRKRPDIIRGVTVKTVTGCGPMYVTINYDENGNPFEIFNSIGKSGGCAQSQTESTGRMVSLALRSGIGAEEIINQLKGIRCNIPYGFGGNIIYSCADAIGKALEKSLKEKITSCENLSSDAKKPLIESSANPVGTHSKNHTVQGRGACPSCGGSNLKHAEGCTVCLDCGYSDCG, from the coding sequence ATGAAAAAACAAAATTCGGATATTTTAAGCAACGACCCGCTTACGGAAAAATTTTCGGAAAATGCGGTTACCGTCCTGAAAAAAAGATATCTGGCTAAAGACGAGAAGGGCGAAATTATCGAAACCGTAACAGGACTTTTTAAGAGAGTCGCCGAAAACATATCGTCGGCAGACTTAAATTACGGCAAATCCGAACAAGATGCTAAAACTACGGCAAATATTTTTTTTGAAGAAATGTCTTCCCTTCGATTTCTTCCCAATTCGCCTACATTAATGAATGCGGGAAGGCCTCTGCAGCAGCTTTCGGCTTGCTTCGTACTGCCAATCGAAGACTCTATGGAGTCGATATTCGAAACTATAAAAAATACGGCGCTTATACATCAGAGCGGCGGCGGAACCGGTTTTTCTTTTTCGTCTTTAAGGCCTAAAAACGATACCGTGCATTCTACTAAAGGGGTTTCAAGCGGTCCGGTTTCGTTTATGCAGGTATTTAACAGCGCAACCGAAGCTATTAAGCAGGGAGGAACGAGGCGGGGCGCCAATATGGGCATTTTAAGGATAGACCATCCCGATATAATAGATTTTATTACCTCGAAAAAAGATACGTCAAAATTAAACAATTTTAATATTTCAGTAGCAATAACGGAAGATTTTATGAATCATGCTTTAAAAAATGAAGACTATCCGTTAAAAAACCCAAGGAATAACGAAATTACTAAATATTTAAACGCGAAAGAGGTTTTTGATTTAATCGTCGAAACGGCATGGTCGAGCGGCGAACCTGGGATCGTGTTTATCGACAGGATTAACAAACTAAATCCGGTACCGAATGCCGGAAAAATAGAAGCGACAAATCCTTGCGGGGAACAACCTTTAGTCGCTTACGAATCGTGCAACTTAGGGTCTATTAACATCGGAAAATTCGTTAAGGAAAACAAAATTAAACAAGACGCGGCTAATCTTGCGGAATATCTGAAAAAACTTGAAAGCAATCCGGACGATATCATTGACGGTTACCTCAGCTACATAGACTTCGATAAACTTAAACAAACCGTTCATACAGCCGTTCATTTTCTAGATAACGTAATAGAAAAAAACCGTTATCCTTTAGAAAAAATTAAAGAAATGACGCTTTCCAACAGAAAAATAGGGCTTGGAATAATGGGATATGCCGATACTCTTATAAAATTGGGCGTACCGTACGACAGCGAACTTGCGCTTAAAATAGCCGAAAATATCATGGGCTTCATTGATAAGGAGTCTAAAGTAAAATCAGAAGAGCTTGGAACCGAACGCGGCAGTTTTCCGAATTTTAAAGGCTCTTTATGGGAAGAAAAAGGATATAAAGCTATGAGAAACGGCACTACCACGACAATAGCGCCTACAGGCACTATAAGTATGATAGGCGGCGCTTCGAGCGGCATAGAACCGCTTTTCGCATTGGCTTACGAAAGGCGCGTACTGGATAAACAAAGATTAATAGAAACGGATAAAAATCTTAAAACGGTTTTGGAATCAATGGGCGCGTATTCCGATAAATTAATAGATTATATAGCGAAAAACGGCAGTCTCGGAAAAACTTACAAAAAAGATATTGCGGATTTATTAACTGAAAAAGAATACGAATATTTAAGCAGAATATTTATAACGTCGCATGATATTACGCCGAAATGGCACGTTATGACTCAGGCGGCTTTTCAAAAATTTACCGATAATGCGGTGAGTAAAACGGTCAACTTTCCTAACTACGCTAAAAAAGAAGATATAGAAGAGGTTTACACCCTTGCCTTTAATCTTAATTTAAAAGGCATAACCGTATATAGGGACGGTTCGAGAGAGCAGGTATTGACCGCTGGTTCTTCCGGAAGTTCTCACGAAAAAGAAACAAAAGAAACATCGGACCAAAAAAGCGGCGGGCAGATAGAACCAAGAAAACGTCCAGATATAATAAGGGGCGTAACAGTTAAAACCGTCACGGGATGCGGACCCATGTACGTTACAATCAACTACGACGAAAACGGTAATCCTTTCGAAATATTTAACTCCATCGGCAAATCAGGCGGCTGCGCTCAGTCGCAAACCGAATCCACTGGAAGAATGGTAAGCCTTGCGTTAAGGTCGGGAATAGGCGCGGAAGAAATAATAAACCAGCTAAAAGGCATAAGATGTAACATTCCATACGGTTTCGGCGGCAATATTATATATTCCTGCGCAGATGCGATAGGAAAAGCTTTAGAAAAAAGCCTTAAAGAAAAAATAACTTCTTGTGAAAATCTATCATCCGACGCAAAAAAACCGTTAATAGAATCATCTGCAAACCCCGTCGGCACACATTCTAAAAACCATACCGTTCAAGGAAGGGGCGCATGTCCTTCCTGCGGCGGCTCAAATCTTAAGCATGCCGAAGGATGTACGGTATGTTTAGACTGCGGCTATTCCGATTGCGGCTGA
- a CDS encoding phosphoribosyltransferase: MIFKNRIEAGKLLGEKLSAEKFGGGNTVVIGLLRGGIPVAYEIAAILKSPLDVALVRKIGAPNQEELAIGAVVDGKSPKVYLNESLISRINIPAGYLGRMEKIKLKEIREREKIYRQGAEKIDVSGKTAIIVDDGIATGASAMAVIEAVKDEKPAKIIVAVPVIAADTMRELRKVVDKVVVLSAQEEFYAVGEFYEDFSQTTDEEVLYLLQKSKNSINFINTN; the protein is encoded by the coding sequence ATGATATTTAAAAACAGGATAGAAGCGGGGAAACTGCTTGGAGAAAAGTTGTCGGCGGAGAAATTCGGCGGCGGAAATACCGTGGTTATTGGTTTGTTAAGAGGCGGAATTCCAGTTGCTTATGAAATAGCGGCAATATTAAAATCACCGTTAGACGTGGCGTTGGTAAGAAAAATAGGTGCGCCTAATCAGGAAGAGTTGGCCATAGGGGCGGTAGTAGACGGAAAATCGCCGAAAGTTTATCTTAACGAATCTCTTATATCGCGCATTAATATCCCTGCGGGATACTTAGGGCGCATGGAGAAGATTAAACTTAAAGAAATAAGGGAAAGGGAAAAAATATACAGGCAGGGAGCCGAAAAGATTGATGTAAGCGGCAAAACGGCTATAATAGTGGATGACGGCATTGCTACCGGAGCGTCTGCCATGGCGGTAATAGAAGCAGTTAAGGATGAAAAACCTGCGAAAATAATCGTAGCTGTGCCGGTTATAGCCGCCGATACTATGAGAGAATTAAGGAAAGTCGTCGATAAAGTAGTAGTTTTAAGCGCTCAGGAAGAGTTTTACGCGGTTGGGGAATTTTACGAAGATTTCAGCCAGACGACGGACGAAGAGGTGTTATATCTTCTGCAAAAATCAAAAAATAGCATAAATTTTATAAACACAAATTAA
- a CDS encoding metal-sulfur cluster assembly factor, whose product MAEFNEKDVLEKLKGIIDPELEVNIVDLGLVYKINLNQTGGVCLDMTLTAKGCPISDVIKYEVEEAVKSIPGVNGVKVNFVWEPEWNPSMIKTDALKRLKTH is encoded by the coding sequence ATGGCGGAATTTAATGAAAAGGACGTATTGGAAAAATTAAAAGGCATTATAGACCCTGAGCTTGAAGTAAATATAGTCGATCTTGGGCTGGTATATAAAATCAATTTAAATCAAACAGGCGGCGTCTGTTTAGATATGACTTTAACGGCAAAGGGCTGTCCTATAAGCGACGTTATAAAATATGAGGTAGAGGAGGCAGTTAAAAGCATTCCAGGCGTTAACGGCGTAAAAGTAAATTTCGTTTGGGAGCCGGAATGGAATCCTTCGATGATTAAGACCGATGCCCTAAAAAGACTTAAAACGCATTAA
- the bamD gene encoding outer membrane protein assembly factor BamD, which yields MNKYKYGDVEHLKVKNKNKNKLKVFILFSISLIFVMSILAGCAPMEPTSFHRLKVQVRKLNKKTAELSQNQKYAEKKLSQMQLNTANNGVAISSLSAKIRNIYGKYEVEHHKLNVLNKKFREYRLMVNKQLIKLLKLVKTGKAASSVSSVKKQSIKSALVKKESSMESGFNEAMSQFKKKKYNSALTSLRNFLTKYPQSKYSADAMYYKAYANFKLKKYPVSILEFHKFSRLYPKSPDVPMSIYLQGMGFMKVSDPSDASILFRQVIAKYPGTKAAELSQKAINGLSK from the coding sequence ATGAATAAATATAAATATGGAGATGTTGAACATTTAAAAGTTAAAAATAAAAATAAAAATAAATTGAAAGTTTTTATCCTTTTCTCTATCTCATTGATTTTCGTAATGTCTATTCTTGCCGGATGCGCTCCTATGGAACCGACTTCCTTTCATCGCTTAAAAGTCCAGGTTAGAAAACTGAACAAAAAAACGGCCGAATTATCTCAAAATCAAAAATACGCAGAAAAAAAACTCAGCCAAATGCAGTTGAACACTGCAAATAACGGAGTGGCTATTTCTTCGTTAAGCGCTAAGATTAGAAACATTTACGGTAAATATGAAGTAGAACACCATAAGCTGAACGTTTTAAATAAGAAATTTAGGGAATACCGATTAATGGTAAATAAACAGCTTATTAAATTATTAAAACTTGTAAAAACCGGCAAGGCTGCCTCTTCCGTAAGCTCGGTTAAAAAACAAAGTATTAAATCGGCATTGGTTAAAAAAGAAAGTTCTATGGAATCCGGCTTTAACGAAGCTATGTCGCAGTTCAAAAAAAAGAAATACAATTCTGCCTTAACTTCTTTGCGTAATTTTTTAACTAAGTATCCTCAGTCTAAATATTCTGCCGATGCTATGTATTATAAAGCATATGCCAATTTTAAACTAAAAAAATATCCGGTTTCCATACTTGAATTTCATAAATTTTCGCGGTTATATCCCAAAAGTCCAGACGTTCCTATGTCTATATATTTGCAGGGCATGGGTTTTATGAAAGTTTCCGACCCGTCCGACGCTTCTATTCTTTTCAGACAGGTAATAGCAAAATATCCAGGTACTAAAGCGGCGGAACTATCGCAAAAGGCTATAAACGGACTTTCAAAATAA
- a CDS encoding hemerythrin domain-containing protein encodes MNTYTEKDAELNPLDALREEHTEIRTALSKFENFLKKIPNGVTDSELNEISEYLDKDVELHFKREEDALFPILGNYIGIETGPINVMLIEHNSCRELTGDLNKKMGSKDYKSIASAGKALIELLSEHEDKEDGILFQIAEMQLGQNEKQDIMKKMITIN; translated from the coding sequence ATGAATACGTATACCGAAAAAGATGCTGAACTTAATCCTCTTGACGCTTTAAGAGAAGAGCATACCGAAATAAGAACCGCTTTAAGTAAATTTGAAAATTTTTTAAAAAAAATACCTAACGGCGTTACAGATTCGGAACTTAATGAAATATCCGAGTATTTAGATAAAGACGTCGAATTGCACTTTAAAAGAGAGGAAGATGCTTTATTTCCTATTTTGGGCAATTATATAGGCATTGAAACTGGTCCTATAAACGTTATGCTTATAGAACATAATAGCTGCAGAGAGTTAACCGGCGATTTAAATAAAAAAATGGGAAGTAAAGATTATAAGTCCATAGCGTCTGCAGGGAAAGCATTGATAGAGCTTTTATCCGAACATGAAGACAAAGAAGACGGTATATTGTTTCAGATTGCCGAAATGCAGCTCGGTCAGAACGAAAAACAGGATATTATGAAAAAAATGATTACGATTAATTAA